In Physeter macrocephalus isolate SW-GA chromosome 2, ASM283717v5, whole genome shotgun sequence, a single window of DNA contains:
- the LOC112061852 gene encoding LOW QUALITY PROTEIN: zinc finger protein 791-like (The sequence of the model RefSeq protein was modified relative to this genomic sequence to represent the inferred CDS: inserted 3 bases in 2 codons; deleted 1 base in 1 codon): protein MYWQEEDSVTCEDVAVNFTLEDWALLNPTQKKLYRDMMQETFRNWVCILGTKWDDDDIEEQYKNQGGKPRNHMVVRFSERKDHSPCGGNFSLIPPLNQNKKTPGLKPCECSVCGKVFMHHSSLNRHMKCHIEHRPQDFKKYDQGLYNTYKCKECGKVYKYYSSFQRHKRTHTGEKLYEFQQCGKSFSNHQGFQTHERIHSGEKPYECKQWGKGLRSQKGFQKHERDHTGEKTCECKECEEAFINPSSLQIHERSHSGEKPHVCKTCCKSFSIPRSLREHERTHTGEKPYECKVCGKSFASTYVQVHERAHTGQKPYQCQECGKAFVCPSGIRRHMRLHTGEKPYKCEECGKAFNNPSSLHIHKRTHTREKPYMCKTCSKAFSIPRYLRKHEKTHTGEKPYECKICGKTFSSTYVQVHERIHTGERPYKCKECGKAYISLSGIQRHMSLHTGEKPYKCVECGKAFIIPSFLQTHERTHTGEKPCVCKICSKAFRFSSSLQKHERTHTXEKPYDCKICGKTFASTYVQVHERTHPGEKPYELXECGKAYISVLGIQRHMHTAEKPCKYEECGKTFSDLSTLQSMKGFTR from the exons ATGTACTGGCAGGAGGAG GACTCAGTGACCTGTGAGGATGTGGCTGTGAACTTCACCCTGGAGGATTGGGCTCTACTGAATCCTACACAGAAGAAACTCTACAGAGATATGATGCAGGAAACCTTTAGGA ACTGGGTCTGCATTTTAGGAACAAAATGGGATGATGATGACATTGAAGAGCAGTACAAAAACCAGGGGGGAAAACCAAG AAATCATATGGTAGTGAGATTCTCTGAGCGTAAAGACCATAGTCCATGTGGAGGAAACTTCAGCCTTATTCCACCTCTCAATCAGAACAAGAAAACTCCTGGATTAAAACCATGTGAATGCAGTGTATGTGGAAAAGTCTTCATGCATCATTCATCTCTTAATAGGCACATGAAATGTCACATTGAACACAGacctcaagattttaaaaaatatgatcagGGActgtataatacatataaatgtaaggaatgtgggaaagttTACAAATATTACAGTTCCTTTCAGAGGCACAAaagaactcacactggagagaaactgTATGAATTCCAGCAATGTGGAAAAAGTTTCAGTAATCATCAAGGTttccaaacacatgaaagaattcactctggagagaagccctatgaatgtaagCAATGGGGTAAAGGTTTACGTTCTCAAAAAGGTTTCCAAAAACATGAAAGAGatcacactggagaa aaaacctgtgaatgtaaggaatgtgagGAAGCATTCATTAACCCCAGTTCTcttcaaatacatgaaaggagTCACAGTGGAGAGAAACCACATGTGTGTAAAACATGTTGTAAATCATTTAGTATTCCCAGATCCCTTCGAGAACATGAAAGAACCcatactggagaaaaaccctatgaatgtaaagtATGTGGGAAATCCTTCGCTTCCACTTATGTTCAAGTGCATGAAAGAGCTCACACTGGACAGAAACCCTATCAATGTCAggagtgtgggaaagccttcgTTTGTCCCTCAGGCATTCGAAGGCACATGAGACtgcacactggagagaaaccatataaatgtGAAGAATGTGGGAAAGCATTCAATAATCCCAGTTCTCTTCACATACACAAAAGGACTCACACTAGAGAGAAACCGTATATGTGTAAAACATGTTCTAAAGCATTTAGTATTCCCAGATATCTTCGAAAACATGAGAAAACCcatactggagaaaaaccctatgaatgtaaaatatgtgggaaaaccttcagtTCCACCTATGTTCAAGTGCATGAAAGAATTCACACTGGGGAGAGACCCtataaatgtaaggaatgtgggaaagcctacATTTCTCTCTCAGGCATTCAAAGACACATGAGCCtgcacactggagagaaaccgtATAAATGTGTAGAATGTGGGAAAGCATTTATTATTCCCAGTTTTcttcaaacacatgaaaggactCACACTGGCGAGAAAccgtgtgtgtgtaaaatatgtTCTAAAGCATTTCGTTTTTCCAGTTCTcttcaaaaacatgaaagaacTCATAC AGAAAAACCCTATGACTGTAAAATATGTGGGAAAACTTTTGCTTCCACTTATGTTCAAGTGCATGAAAGAACTCACCCTGGAGAGAAGCCTTATGAAC aggaatgtgggaaagcctacATTTCTGTCTTAGGCATTCAGAGACACATGCATACTGCAGAGAAACCATGTAAATATGaagaatgtgggaaaaccttTTCTGATCTCTCTACTTTGCAAAGCATGAAAGGGTTCActagataa